The genomic interval TGGAGCGCTGGCTCGCCCTCGGCGGCGCCGACCTGGCCGAGCGGGCCGACCAGATCGCCGCCGAACTGGGGCTGGCGGTCGACCTGGAGCAGCCGATGACGGCGCTCTCCGGCGGTCAGGCGGCCCGGGCGGGACTGGCGTCGCTGCTGCTCAGCCGCTACGACATCTTCCTGCTCGACGAGCCGACCAACGATCTCGACCTGGCCGGCCTGGACCGGCTGGAGGAGTTCGTCACCGGGCTGCGCGCCGGCACGGTACTGGTCAGCCACGATCGCGAGTTCCTGACCCGGACGGTGACCCGGGTCCTCGAACTCGACCTGCACCAGCAGCAGGTACGGCACTACGGCGGCGGCTACGCGGCCTACCTGGAGGAGCGCGAGGTGGCGCGCCGGCACGCCCGTGCCGACTACGAGGAGTACGCCGACACCCGCGCCGCACTGGAGGCCCGGGCCCGGTCCCAGCGGGCCTGGATGGAGAAGGGCGTCAAGAACGCCCGGCGGAAGGCGACCGACAACGACAAGATCGGCCGGAAGTTCCGGACCGAGGCGACCGAGAAGCAGGCCGCCAAGGCCCGGCAGACCGAACGGCTGATCGAGCGGTTGGACGTGGTCGAGGAGCCGCGCAAGGAGTGGCAGCTCAAGATGGAGATCGCCGCCGCGCCCCGGGCCGGTGCGGTGGTGGCGGCGCTGCGCGGTGCCCTCGTCCGGCGCGGCGACTTCACCCTCGGCCCGGTCGACCTCCAGGTGGACTGGGCCGACCGAGTGGTGATCACCGGCGCCAACGGCTCGGGGAAGTCGACGCTGCTCGCCGCCCTGCTGGGCCGGCTGCCGCTGGACGACGGGCACGGCTCGCTCGGCCCG from Plantactinospora sp. BC1 carries:
- a CDS encoding ABC-F family ATP-binding cassette domain-containing protein translates to MSATLIAKDLAAGHGDRVLFADLELVVAPGDVIGVVGVNGAGKSTLLRTLAGLQPLEHGTLALNPPSASVGHLPQEPDRRLGETVRAFLGRRTGVTAAQAELDAATEALTDGVHGADDRYATALERWLALGGADLAERADQIAAELGLAVDLEQPMTALSGGQAARAGLASLLLSRYDIFLLDEPTNDLDLAGLDRLEEFVTGLRAGTVLVSHDREFLTRTVTRVLELDLHQQQVRHYGGGYAAYLEEREVARRHARADYEEYADTRAALEARARSQRAWMEKGVKNARRKATDNDKIGRKFRTEATEKQAAKARQTERLIERLDVVEEPRKEWQLKMEIAAAPRAGAVVAALRGALVRRGDFTLGPVDLQVDWADRVVITGANGSGKSTLLAALLGRLPLDDGHGSLGPGVVVGEVDQARGLFVGGEPLLDAFGAAVPELNPADVRTLLAKFGLRAAHVLRPADTLSPGERTRAALALLQARGVNLLVLDEPTNHLDLPAIEQLESALESYPGTLLLVTHDRRMLETVRADRHVRVDGGRVTEEIRRATAERRRRR